In Bactrocera oleae isolate idBacOlea1 chromosome 5, idBacOlea1, whole genome shotgun sequence, a genomic segment contains:
- the Nadsyn gene encoding glutamine-dependent NAD(+) synthetase, with protein MGRKITVAVSTLNQWALDFEGNLARILQSILEAKDMGACYRTGPELEITGYSCEDHFFEPDTYLHSWEVLLEIMLSPLCENMLIDVGMPVMHRNVAYNCRVAFFNRQILLIRPKMAMADDDNYRESRWFTSWTKSLQTEEHYLPRMISQHTGQTSVPIGDAVIATKDTCIGYEICEELWNVRSKHIDMSLSGVEIIVNGSGSYMELRKAHISTDLIRNASFKAGGAYLFSNLRGCDGQRVYFNGCSAIAMNGEIVARSKQFALQDVEVTLATIDLEEIRSYRVSQRSRCTFSASAPNYPRINCDFEMSTHNDIFKSSSTPMQWIYHTPEEEIAMGPACWLWDYLRRSGQGGFFLPLSGGVDSSSSATIVYSMCRMIVNAVQGGDAQVLHDIRKILADSEYTPDNPATLCNRLLVTCFMGSVNSSKETRRRAAQLANQLGSYHIEISIDTAVNALLGIFNAVTGLSPRFRTQGGCARQNLALQNIQSRIRMVLAYMFAQLMLWVRNRPGGLLVLGSANVDEALRGYMTKYDCSSADVNPIGGISKTDLRRFLNYAKEKFNLTVLESIIEAPPTAELEPLQDGQLVQTDEQDMGMTYAELSEYGRLRKQASCGPYSMFCKLVATWRADMSPKEVADKVKHFFRCYAINRHKMTVLTPSVHAESYSPDDNRFDHRPFLYRANWSWQFKAIDDEVEKLQPGYTPSAQHMHPSSDDMVSHESLHRSLHRSSHLESKNSSPLSCSSVDAAGAGGISAGPSGSMGTLGKKSSGYSKVHVNVLGKIKDRTGIPV; from the exons ATGGGTCGCAAAATCACTGTCGCCGTGTCGACGCTCAACCAATGGGCGCTCGACTTTGAGGGCAATCTGGCGCGCATACTGCAGTCCATCTTGGAGGCGAAGGATATGGGCGCCTGCTACCGCACCGGTCCCGAATTGGAAATAAC TGGTTACAGCTGCGAAGATCACTTTTTCGAGCCCGATACATATCTGCACTCTTGGGAGGTGCTGCTTGAAATAATGCTCTCGCCGCTCTG CGAAAATATGCTCATCGATGTTGGCATGCCGGTTATGCACCGTAATGTTGCCTACAATTGTCGCGTTGCCTTCTTCAATCGTCAAATATTGCTAATACGCCCGAAAATGGCAATGGCCGATGACGACAACTATAGAGAATCACGTTGGTTCACTTCCTGGACAAAG TCTCTTCAAACGGAGGAGCATTACTTGCCTCGTATGATTTCTCAACACACCGGGCAGACATCGGTGCCAATCGGTGATGCCGTTATCGCTACCAAGGACACATGCATCGGTTATGAGATTTGCGAGGAATTATGGAATGTTCGCAG CAAACATATCGATATGTCACTTTCGGGTGTGGAGATCATTGTCAACGGTTCTGGATCATACATGGAACTGCGCAAGGCACACATTAGCACCGATCTAATACGCAATGCTAGCTTCAAGGCAGGCGGCGCCTATCTCTTTAGCAATTTGCGCGGCTGCGATGGGCAACGTGTCTACTTCAATGGCTGCTCGGCGATAGCCATGAATGGGGAAATTGTTGCACGTAGCAAGCAATTTGCGCTGCAGGATGTG GAAGTCACTTTAGCCACTATTGATTTGGAGGAGATCCGCTCGTATCGTGTGTCGCAACGTTCACGCTGCACATTCTCCGCCTCGGCGCCCAACTATCCGCGCATCAACTGCGACTTTGAGATGTCAACGCACAACGACATCTTCAAGAGCTCCTCCACGCCAATGCAATGGATCTATCATACACCCGAAGAGGAAATCGCGATGGGCCCCGCTTGCTGGTTGTGGGACTATTTACGCCGCTCGGGTCAGGGTGGTTTCTTTCTGCCGCTCAGCGGTGGTGTCGACTCCAGTAGCTCCGCTACAATTGTCTACTCCATGTGTCGCATGATTGTGAATGCCGTACAAGGCGGCGATGCACAGGTACTCCACGATATACGTAAAATTCTAGCTGACTCGGAATACACACCGGATAATCCTGCAACCTTGTGCAATCGCTTGCTGGTCACCTGTTTTATGGGCAGCGTGAACTCCAGCAAGGAGACGCGACGTCGCGCTGCGCAGTTGGCCAATCAATTGGGCAGTTATCACATCGAAATCAGCATCGACACTGCCGTTAATGCTCTGTTAGGTATATTCAATGCGGTCACCGGTCTGTCGCCGCGTTTTCGTACTCAGGGCGGTTGCGCGCGCCAAAATCTCGCACTGCAGAATATCCAGTCACGCATTCGCATGGTCTTGGCGTATATGTTTGCACAGCTGATGTTGTGGGTGCGCAATCGGCCAGGCGGACTGCTAGTGCTCGGCTCGGCGAATGTTGACGAAGCGCTGCGTGGATATATGACGAAGTATGATTGCTCGTCGGCGGATGTGAACCCCATCGGCGGGATTTCGAAAACGGACTTACGTCGTTTTCTCAACTACGCGAAAGAGAAGTTTAATTTAACCGTATTGGAGTCAATTATCGAAGCTCCACCCACTGCCGAACTGGAGCCGCTGCAGGATGGTCAACTCGTTCAAACGGACGAGCAAGACATGGGCATGACCTACGCAGAGCTCAGCGAGTATGGCCGCTTGCGCAAACAAGCCAGCTGTGGGCCGTACAGTATGTTCTGTAAGTTGGTGGCCACTTGGCGCGCCGACATGAGTCCGAAAGAG GTCGCCGACAAAGTGAAGCACTTCTTCCGCTGCTACGCCATCAATCGCCATAAAATGACTGTCCTAACCCCATCCGTGCACGCCGAAAGCTACAGTCCGGACGACAACCGTTTCGATCATCGTCCATTCTTGTATCGCGCCAACTGGAGTTGGCAATTCAAGGCAATCGACGATGAGGTGGAGAAGCTGCAACCCGGCTATACACCCTCCGCACAGCATATGCATCCGAGTAGCGATGATATGGTGTCGCACGAGTCTCTACATCGTTCCTTGCATCGCTCGTCACATTTGGAATCGAAGAACTCATCGCCATTGTCGTGTTCTTCTGTCGACGCTGCTGGTGCCGGCGGTATTAGTGCTGGACCCAGCGGCAGCATGGGCACTTTGGGCAAAAAGTCCAGTGGCTATTCGAAGGTGCATGTTAATGTGCTCGGTAAGATTAAGGACCGCACTGGTATACCGGTTTAG